The proteins below come from a single Paramormyrops kingsleyae isolate MSU_618 chromosome 25, PKINGS_0.4, whole genome shotgun sequence genomic window:
- the dnajb14 gene encoding dnaJ homolog subfamily B member 14 has translation MEGNRDEAEKCINIATKAFEAGDKEKALKFLNKAEKLYPTEKAKALLDVLTKNGHSAGNGAYCRRPASSPNGDSPRPQSESQEAAGGDTAKAFSKEQAEGVQKIKKCKDYYEVLGVAKDAGEEDLKKAYRKLALKFHPDKNHAPGATEAFKKIGNAYAVLSNPAKRKQYDLTGGEEPASSGHAHGNFDFHRGFEADITPEDLFNMFFGGGFPSSSAHTFTNGPTQYSHHHSNHTRQERQERQERGDGGFSMFIQLMPIVVLILVSILSQLMVSNPPYSLYSRPSTGQTVKRQTENLRIDYYVARDFRSEYKGSALQKVEKNVEDEYISNVRNNCWKEKQTKTDLLYAAKVYRDERLRRKADLMNMDNCKELERLNNLYRGG, from the exons ATGGAAGGGAACAGGGACGAAGCAGAgaaatgtattaatatagcaACTAAAGCATTTGAAGCTGGAGATAAGGAGAAGGCTTTGAAATTCCTAAATAAAGCGGAGAAACTATATCCAACCGAAAAAGCGAAGG CGCTGTTGGATGTGCTGACGAAGAACGGCCACTCGGCGGGGAACGGGGCCTACTGCAGGCGGCCGGCGAGCAGCCCCAACGGGGACTCGCCCCGGCCCCAGAGCGAGAGCCAGGAGGCTGCGGGAGGAGACACGGCCAAGGCCTTCAGCAAGGAGCAGGCGGAAGGGGTGCAAAA GATAAAGAAGTGCAAGGACTACTATGAGGTTCTGGGAGTCGCCAAGGATGCTGGGGAGGAGGACCTGAAGAAGGCCTATCGGAAGCTGGCGCTCAAGTTCCACCCGGACAAGAACCACGCCCCCGGAGCCACCGAGGCCTTCAAAA AGATCGGCAATGCCTACGCGGTGCTCAGCAACCCAGCCAAGCGGAAGCAGTACGACCTGACGGGAGGGGAGGAGCCAGCCAGCTCGGGCCACGCCCACGGAAACTTCGACTTCCATCGGGGCTTCGAGGCGGACATCACCCCCGAGGACCTGTTCAACATGTTTTTCGGAGGCGGCTTCCCATCCT CGAGTGCTCACACATTCACTAATGGCCCTACGCAGTACAGTCACCACCACAGCAACCACACGaggcaggagaggcaggagaggcaggagAGGGGAGAT GGCGGCTTCTCCATGTTCATCCAGCTAATGCCCATCGTGGTGCTGATCCTGGTGTCCATTTTGAGTCAATTGATGGTGTCCAATCCTCCATACAGCCTCTACTCCAGACC GTCCACAGGGCAGACCGTCAAGCGTCAGACGGAGAACCTGCGCATAGATTACTACGTCGCCAGGGACTTCCGCTCTGAGTACAAGGGCTCGGCTCTGCAGAAGGTTGAGAAGAACGTCGAGGATGAGTACATCTCCAACGTCCGAAACAACTGCTGGAAGGAGAAGCAGACAA aaACCGACCTACTGTATGCCGCCAAGGTCTACAGAGACGAGCGGCTGCGCAGGAAGGCAGACCTTATGAACATGGACAACTGCAAAGAGCTAGAGAGACTGAACAACTTGTACCGTGGGGGATGA
- the snapc3 gene encoding snRNA-activating protein complex subunit 3 codes for MAEAGDSVGRSEDENVPTYENVDVNSKIFRVGTFGRLWTEKLRPSDFSFQDGDEEAEDAAFSLDMGITPQTLREIKEICSPDTLKSGTETVQTEIVPAEPILRTLRLRKRRQDYQETLQRDFSDRQNIHASELEGLAAGKKPMDPKYLVPEGEIILSVNVLYPAIFQRFRFTRQHQTLRVLGSQKLTQLRDAICCVSDLQVNGEFGNTPDMVPEFISKDLYKSAFFFFEGVFYNDFRYPECIDLSKTIVDWTKTHDFPPFQSRKMEETLFSDLRLKVGYPYQYCHQGDCEHVVLITDIRIAHQDDCLDMNLYPLLAYKHRVKTRKCSVCHMYISRWITTNDSLAPMDPCLFCEQCFRMLHYDKQGNKLCDFLAYPYVDPGAFN; via the exons ATGGCGGAGGCTGGGGATAGTGTCGGTCGGTCTGAAGACGAAAATGTGCCAACTTACGAAAATGTTGACGTGAACAGCAAAATATTTCGTGTGGGCACCTTCGGGCGCCTGTGGACCGAGAAGCTGCGGCCGTCCGACTTCTCTTTCCAGGACGGCGACGAGGAAGCGGAGGATGCCGCCTTTTCGCTGGACATGGGAATCACCCCGCAGACATTGAGGGAGATCAAGGAGATCTGCAG CCCCGATACATTAAAATCTGGTACTGAGACCGTGCAAACCGAAATTGTGCCGGCCGAGCCGATCCTGCGGACCTTACG ACTGCGGAAAAGGAGACAGGATTACCAAGAAACCCTTCAGAGAGATTTTAGTGACCGACAAAACATTCATGCTAGTGAATTG GAGGGCTTAGCAGCCGGGAAGAAACCCATGGATCCTAAATACCTGGTCCCAGAGGGCGAGATCATCCTCAGTGTCAACGTTCTGTACCCTGCAATATTCCAGAGG TTCCGTTTCACGAGGCAGCACCAGACTCTGCGAGTCCTGGGTTCGCAGAAGCTGACGCAGCTGCGAGACGCCATCTGCTGTGTCAGCGACCTGCAAGTGAACGGGGAGTTCGGCAACACGCCCGACATGGTGCCCGAGTTTATCAGCAAG GATCTCTACAAGTCGGCTTTCTTTTTCTTCGAAGGGGTGTTTTACAATGACTTCCGGTACCCAGAGTGCATTGACTTAAGCAA GACCATTGTGGACTGGACAAAGACTCATGACTTCCCACCCTTCCAGTCCAGGAAGATGGAAGAGACGTTGTTCAGTGACCTTAGGCTGAAGGTTGGCTACCCATACCAGTACTGCCACCAGGGGGACTGTGAACACGTTGTGCTTATTACAGACATACG GATAGCCCACCAGGATGACTGCCTGGACATGAATCTGTATCCCCTCCTTGCCTACAAGCACAGGGTTAAGACCCGGAAATGCTCAGTCTGTCATATGTATATCAGCAG ATGGATAACCACCAATGACAGCCTGGCCCCTATGGACCCCTGTCTCTTCTGCGAGCAGTGTTTCCGCATGCTACACTACGACAAGCAGGGCAACAAGCTCTGTGACTTCCTGGCTTACCCCTACGTGGACCCAGGGGCCTTCAACTGA